One part of the Microbacterium aurugineum genome encodes these proteins:
- a CDS encoding ABC transporter ATP-binding protein, producing the protein MTTIEQTPVRLSVRGLAKSYPTKNGLVPVIADLTFDVRVGEVCCIVGPSGIGKTTLLKCLTGLQSITAGSAAIDGNVIEGPPEEMALVFQEYTRSLMPWLTVEKNVRLPLKHLHLPGAEREERVASALTAVGLSGAESKFPWQLSGGMQQRVAIARAIAYRPEVLVMDEPFASVDAQTRFELEDLCLRIREQFGMTIVVVTHDIDEAVYLSDRVVVLGERPAKVTEIVEIDFGAPRDQLTTRALPAFAELRTQIFGLIRKAG; encoded by the coding sequence ATGACCACCATCGAACAGACCCCCGTCCGGCTCAGTGTGCGCGGGCTCGCGAAGTCCTATCCGACGAAGAACGGTCTCGTCCCCGTGATCGCCGACCTCACCTTCGATGTGCGCGTGGGCGAGGTGTGCTGCATCGTCGGGCCGTCCGGCATCGGCAAGACCACGTTGCTGAAGTGTCTCACCGGGTTGCAGAGCATCACGGCGGGCAGTGCGGCGATCGACGGGAACGTCATCGAGGGCCCGCCCGAGGAGATGGCGCTCGTGTTCCAGGAGTACACCCGGTCGCTGATGCCCTGGCTCACCGTCGAGAAGAACGTGCGGTTGCCGCTCAAGCACCTGCACCTGCCGGGTGCGGAACGCGAGGAGCGGGTCGCCTCCGCGCTCACCGCGGTCGGGCTCTCCGGGGCCGAGTCCAAGTTCCCGTGGCAGTTGTCCGGTGGCATGCAGCAGCGCGTCGCGATCGCGCGTGCCATCGCCTATCGGCCCGAGGTGCTCGTGATGGATGAGCCGTTCGCCTCGGTCGATGCGCAGACGCGGTTCGAGCTGGAGGACCTCTGCCTGCGCATCCGCGAGCAGTTCGGGATGACGATCGTGGTCGTCACGCACGACATCGACGAGGCCGTCTACCTGTCGGACCGAGTCGTGGTGCTGGGGGAGCGCCCGGCGAAGGTGACCGAGATCGTCGAGATCGACTTCGGGGCCCCGCGCGACCAGCTGACGACGCGGGCGCTTCCGGCGTTCGCGGAGCTGCGCACGCAGATCTTCGGCCTGATCCGGAAGGCGGGCTAG
- a CDS encoding molybdenum cofactor biosynthesis F family protein, with the protein MTTLNPADTSTWLPLEGLAPGFDANKAPHSTALSGCEITVVDGRGTRIVHRFADDTVTWDYQPGTDDATGAATDTDDYEAFEVDRDLYFVQFHHRYLPNEAVSLILDLRDGRALAVISGILPAPEKGRTRVQHHFAPGVIEGIEVTGTEPAPTTTLIGRRVEWVYSTEHAYEHVYLSTRWYSWQCLAGPERGLADTDENSVWEVRPGIYVFAWREKVIPCASVTIADHRDVNAIRSHGVLFGLDESGEVPTHFTFGAHGRLLSTTMHTPELEPATFGDR; encoded by the coding sequence ATGACGACGCTGAACCCCGCCGACACCTCCACCTGGCTGCCGCTCGAGGGGCTCGCCCCCGGCTTCGACGCCAACAAGGCTCCGCACAGCACCGCGCTGAGCGGCTGCGAGATCACGGTCGTCGACGGCCGTGGCACGCGGATCGTGCACCGCTTCGCCGACGACACCGTGACCTGGGACTACCAGCCGGGGACCGACGATGCGACGGGAGCGGCTACCGACACCGACGACTACGAGGCGTTCGAGGTCGATCGCGACCTCTACTTCGTGCAGTTCCACCACCGGTACCTGCCGAACGAGGCGGTCTCGCTGATCCTCGACCTGCGCGACGGTCGCGCGCTGGCCGTGATCTCCGGCATCCTCCCCGCTCCCGAGAAGGGACGCACGCGCGTGCAGCACCACTTCGCGCCGGGCGTGATCGAGGGGATCGAGGTCACCGGCACCGAACCCGCCCCCACGACGACGCTCATCGGACGCCGGGTGGAGTGGGTCTACAGCACCGAGCACGCGTACGAGCACGTGTACCTCTCGACGCGGTGGTACTCGTGGCAGTGCCTCGCCGGCCCCGAGCGCGGGCTGGCCGACACCGACGAGAACAGCGTCTGGGAGGTGCGTCCCGGAATCTACGTGTTCGCCTGGCGCGAGAAGGTGATCCCCTGCGCCTCGGTGACGATCGCCGACCACCGCGACGTCAACGCGATCCGCTCCCACGGCGTGCTCTTCGGCCTCGACGAGAGCGGCGAGGTCCCCACGCACTTCACCTTCGGCGCACACGGACGTCTGCTCTCGACCACGATGCACACGCCCGAGCTCGAGCCCGCGACGTTCGGAGACCGCTGA
- a CDS encoding ABC transporter permease has protein sequence MTLTTSIQTPARLARRRGQGALPRGVLVGAEIAVPVLLLALWWFVSAASTNAFFPPLQVILQRLWQLVQTPAFLVDVASSVGNLVVSFLLATVIGVLLGLVLGLIRPLSWLVEPTIHFFRAIPPVALVPIFVSLIGFGNETRILSITLAAVFPILISTIDGVRAGEPTLEMVSRVYRLSGPERLFSVVLPAAGPRILSGMQVSLITAFVVMIASEMLGSSTGLGAATLLAQQSFAIPDMWAGILVLGIIGYAATAVFTLFRRRVLRWYIASQQQEKNA, from the coding sequence ATGACGCTCACCACCTCGATCCAGACCCCTGCACGTCTCGCGCGCCGTCGCGGGCAGGGCGCGCTTCCCCGCGGCGTCCTCGTCGGCGCCGAGATCGCGGTCCCGGTGCTGCTGCTGGCGCTGTGGTGGTTCGTCTCCGCCGCTTCCACCAACGCCTTCTTCCCGCCGCTCCAGGTGATCCTGCAGCGGCTGTGGCAGCTCGTGCAGACGCCCGCCTTCCTGGTGGACGTCGCCTCGTCGGTCGGGAATCTCGTGGTCTCCTTCCTGCTGGCGACCGTGATCGGCGTGCTGCTCGGCCTGGTGCTCGGACTGATCCGTCCGCTGAGCTGGTTGGTCGAGCCGACCATCCACTTCTTCCGTGCGATCCCGCCGGTGGCGCTCGTGCCGATCTTCGTGTCGCTCATCGGGTTCGGCAACGAGACCCGGATCCTGTCGATCACCCTCGCCGCCGTCTTCCCCATCCTCATCTCGACGATCGACGGTGTGCGCGCCGGCGAGCCGACGCTCGAGATGGTGAGTCGCGTCTACCGACTGAGTGGACCGGAGCGGCTGTTCTCCGTGGTGCTGCCCGCGGCGGGCCCGCGCATCCTCTCCGGGATGCAGGTCAGTCTCATCACCGCGTTCGTGGTCATGATCGCCAGCGAGATGCTGGGGTCGTCCACCGGACTCGGTGCCGCGACCCTGCTCGCCCAGCAGTCCTTCGCGATCCCCGACATGTGGGCGGGCATCCTCGTCCTCGGGATCATCGGCTACGCGGCCACCGCCGTGTTCACCCTCTTCCGGCGCCGCGTGCTGCGCTGGTACATCGCCTCCCAGCAACAGGAGAAGAACGCATGA
- a CDS encoding YidH family protein, protein MKRFPASVYSLGEEPDPRFSLANERTFLAWTRTGLALIAGGVALEVLGLDLHPGFRLAASLLLMIAGTAVAPLAWWEWMRAERALRQSRPLPGAFSAVVLAVVVVLVGLLVLAGVLWR, encoded by the coding sequence ATGAAGCGTTTCCCGGCATCCGTCTACTCCCTCGGCGAGGAGCCCGATCCGCGCTTTTCGCTCGCCAACGAACGGACGTTCCTGGCGTGGACGCGGACCGGACTCGCCCTGATCGCCGGTGGTGTGGCGCTCGAGGTCCTCGGCCTCGACCTTCACCCCGGATTCCGGCTCGCCGCGTCGCTGCTGCTCATGATCGCGGGGACCGCGGTCGCACCGCTCGCCTGGTGGGAGTGGATGCGGGCGGAGCGGGCGCTACGCCAATCGCGGCCACTTCCGGGCGCGTTCTCCGCCGTGGTCCTCGCCGTGGTCGTCGTCCTGGTCGGACTGCTCGTGCTGGCCGGCGTCCTGTGGCGCTGA
- a CDS encoding amidohydrolase: MTDVADLIVTGSVIRTADRTNPIVEAFAVRDGRILAVGSRSDIESFRGRRTQSLEVGDAAVYPGFVDVHNHHALAGRTELFELSLAPALTLDEILDRVREKAAELPEDAWIVGGAVATTLLPALANTASRLRLDEAGGGRPVMLMEDSRHNRWANSRALELAGITADRLPPSGTALLDPDDGTPTGVLLEAAGIPVQEAYDRSGGLTPAQHAAASRRGIEILNSFGVTAFQDAGVSVEILGALADLDRADELDAWVVSSLLINDEIFGFDPVGEPLLDRGEEFRTAHHRPDFVKIFLDGVPPARTASFLEPYLADAAHGAHFHGETTMTLDELTGWLRSVARRGLGAKVHCTGDGSARLVLDATERVRREGFTTPVQIAHGQFLAESDIPRLEALDVSADISPFIWYPGVIPQALAEVLGERAEHSQPNRALIDAGARVAGGSDWPVSESPNTLEGLQGLVTRADPLGRAPGTLWPEQAITAEEALEVFTINAAAAMGLDAETGSLTPGKSADFVVLARDAIAGPADEIVHTEVVSTWFAGRRVHGD, translated from the coding sequence ATGACCGACGTCGCCGACCTCATCGTCACCGGCTCCGTGATCCGCACCGCGGACCGGACGAACCCGATCGTCGAGGCCTTCGCCGTGCGCGACGGGCGGATCCTCGCGGTCGGATCCCGGTCCGACATCGAATCGTTCCGCGGACGCCGGACGCAGTCGCTCGAGGTCGGCGACGCAGCGGTGTACCCCGGTTTCGTCGATGTGCACAACCACCACGCCCTCGCGGGGCGGACCGAGCTGTTCGAGCTGTCGCTGGCTCCCGCGCTGACGCTGGACGAGATCCTCGACCGGGTCCGGGAGAAGGCCGCCGAGCTCCCCGAGGACGCATGGATCGTGGGTGGCGCCGTGGCCACCACCCTGCTGCCCGCGCTCGCGAACACCGCGAGCCGACTCCGCCTGGACGAGGCGGGCGGCGGGCGTCCCGTCATGCTGATGGAGGACTCGCGTCACAACCGGTGGGCGAACAGCCGGGCACTGGAACTCGCCGGGATCACCGCCGATCGGCTGCCCCCGTCCGGGACGGCTCTTCTCGATCCGGATGACGGCACGCCGACCGGTGTGCTCCTCGAAGCGGCGGGCATCCCCGTGCAGGAGGCCTACGACCGCAGCGGCGGGCTCACTCCCGCGCAGCACGCCGCCGCATCACGCCGCGGAATCGAGATCCTCAACTCGTTCGGCGTCACGGCCTTCCAAGACGCCGGGGTGTCGGTTGAGATCCTCGGCGCGCTGGCCGACCTCGACCGGGCCGACGAGCTCGATGCCTGGGTCGTCTCCTCGCTGCTGATCAACGACGAGATCTTCGGCTTCGACCCGGTCGGCGAACCGCTGCTCGACCGCGGCGAGGAGTTCCGCACCGCGCACCACCGTCCCGACTTCGTGAAGATCTTCCTCGACGGAGTCCCCCCGGCACGCACGGCGTCGTTCCTCGAGCCGTATCTGGCGGACGCCGCGCACGGCGCGCACTTCCACGGCGAGACCACCATGACCCTCGACGAGCTCACCGGGTGGCTGCGCTCCGTGGCGCGACGCGGCCTGGGGGCGAAGGTGCACTGCACGGGGGACGGCTCCGCGCGCCTCGTGCTCGATGCGACGGAGCGGGTGCGCCGCGAGGGCTTCACCACCCCCGTTCAGATCGCGCACGGTCAGTTCCTGGCGGAGTCGGACATCCCCCGACTGGAGGCCCTCGACGTCTCGGCCGACATCTCTCCGTTCATCTGGTATCCGGGCGTCATCCCCCAGGCTTTGGCCGAGGTGCTCGGCGAACGCGCGGAGCACTCCCAGCCGAACCGGGCGCTGATCGACGCGGGGGCCCGGGTCGCCGGCGGTTCGGACTGGCCCGTGAGCGAGTCGCCGAACACGCTGGAGGGTCTGCAGGGTCTCGTGACGCGAGCGGACCCGCTCGGACGCGCCCCCGGCACCTTATGGCCCGAACAGGCCATCACCGCCGAGGAGGCACTGGAGGTCTTCACGATCAACGCCGCCGCGGCGATGGGCCTCGACGCCGAGACCGGGTCGCTGACGCCCGGGAAGTCCGCGGACTTCGTCGTGCTCGCCCGTGACGCCATCGCCGGTCCGGCGGACGAGATCGTGCACACCGAGGTCGTGTCGACCTGGTTCGCCGGCCGCCGAGTCCACGGCGACTGA
- a CDS encoding ABC transporter substrate-binding protein — translation MNVTRLARRASGVAVAAGVLALAACTSAPASSPSGGDGELTTLKVATIGLVSDGALIVGQEQGFFEEEGIALETSVVANPPAGLAAAQSGQVDVAYAPSIPLLNALSSGVPLKVIAPADGFVGGAAEGDDPASMDDTGLYASAASGITSVADLEGATIAVPARKAQLEVVISDTLDREGVDPASVEWVVLDFTSAVAALQSGNVDAAGLVSPFTGEAEAAGAVFLAAPSVGFFEEGAVGLWTAGDSTIAAKADAIAGFQRAVAKSNAYANEHPEEAIQAGIDATGSTLSVDDVKLPFWPAEVAPIDLDRVNEKLVALGYLPAPVDLEGVIVGVE, via the coding sequence ATGAACGTCACACGTCTCGCACGTCGGGCATCCGGAGTCGCCGTGGCGGCCGGCGTGCTCGCCCTCGCCGCCTGCACGTCTGCACCCGCCTCCTCGCCATCGGGTGGCGACGGTGAGCTGACGACGCTCAAAGTGGCGACGATCGGCCTCGTCTCCGACGGCGCCCTGATCGTCGGTCAGGAGCAGGGGTTCTTCGAGGAGGAGGGGATCGCGCTCGAGACCTCGGTCGTGGCGAACCCGCCCGCCGGCCTCGCTGCGGCCCAGAGCGGACAGGTCGACGTGGCGTACGCGCCGAGCATCCCGCTGCTCAACGCCCTCTCCAGCGGCGTCCCGTTGAAGGTCATCGCCCCGGCCGACGGTTTCGTGGGCGGGGCCGCGGAGGGGGACGACCCGGCCTCGATGGACGACACCGGACTGTATGCGTCCGCCGCGAGCGGCATCACCTCGGTCGCCGATCTGGAAGGGGCGACCATCGCGGTGCCCGCGCGCAAGGCGCAGCTCGAGGTCGTCATCTCCGACACGCTCGACCGGGAAGGCGTCGACCCCGCCTCCGTGGAGTGGGTCGTCCTGGACTTCACCTCCGCCGTGGCCGCGCTCCAGAGCGGCAACGTCGATGCAGCGGGTCTCGTCAGCCCGTTCACGGGCGAGGCGGAGGCCGCCGGTGCCGTCTTCCTCGCCGCGCCGTCGGTCGGATTCTTCGAAGAAGGCGCCGTCGGGCTCTGGACGGCCGGTGACAGCACGATCGCCGCGAAGGCGGATGCGATCGCCGGGTTCCAGCGTGCCGTGGCGAAGAGCAACGCCTACGCGAACGAGCACCCGGAGGAAGCCATCCAGGCCGGCATCGACGCCACCGGCTCGACCCTGAGCGTCGACGACGTGAAGCTGCCCTTCTGGCCCGCGGAGGTCGCTCCGATCGACCTCGACCGGGTCAACGAGAAGCTCGTCGCCCTCGGGTACCTGCCTGCACCGGTCGACCTCGAGGGCGTCATCGTCGGAGTCGAGTGA
- a CDS encoding ABC transporter permease, protein MIRSTLLPPLIGAVGVVSALALWEWSATTGPLAGSPLPAATEAIGEAVRLLGTPATWTAVGDTLTMALTGLLLAIVIGVVLGVAIGTSPLAMHATRVPLEFLKPIPPIVILPIVVLVLGPTQAMGIFLVFFGCFIAIAVQSSAGVFDTDPVARATGRSYGMGRAEILGRIVLPSALPYIGTAIRVAAPTSLVVAVVAGLLGGGPGLGQSLLLSQISGNQAQLFAYVLILGTLGLLVQGLSQWGERRLLHWHPQYRKQVL, encoded by the coding sequence ATGATCCGTTCCACGCTCCTTCCTCCGCTGATCGGGGCCGTCGGCGTCGTCTCGGCGCTGGCGCTCTGGGAGTGGTCGGCGACGACGGGGCCGCTCGCCGGGTCACCGCTCCCGGCGGCGACCGAGGCGATCGGTGAGGCCGTGCGCCTGCTCGGGACCCCGGCCACCTGGACGGCCGTCGGCGACACGCTGACGATGGCGTTGACCGGGCTCCTGCTCGCCATCGTCATCGGCGTCGTGCTCGGGGTGGCCATCGGCACCTCACCGCTGGCGATGCACGCGACCCGCGTGCCGCTGGAGTTCCTCAAGCCCATCCCGCCGATCGTCATCCTGCCGATCGTGGTCCTCGTGCTCGGCCCCACACAGGCCATGGGGATCTTCCTGGTGTTCTTCGGCTGCTTCATCGCGATCGCCGTCCAGTCCTCCGCCGGCGTCTTCGACACGGACCCGGTCGCACGGGCGACGGGGCGGTCGTACGGCATGGGGCGCGCCGAGATCCTGGGGCGCATCGTGCTCCCCAGCGCACTGCCCTACATCGGAACCGCGATCCGCGTCGCCGCGCCGACCTCGCTCGTCGTGGCCGTCGTCGCCGGACTCCTCGGTGGCGGTCCCGGGCTCGGACAGAGCCTGCTGCTCTCTCAGATCTCCGGCAACCAGGCCCAGCTCTTCGCCTACGTGCTCATCCTGGGCACCCTGGGACTCCTCGTCCAGGGACTCAGTCAATGGGGCGAGCGGCGACTGCTGCACTGGCATCCGCAATACCGGAAGCAGGTCCTCTGA
- a CDS encoding DUF202 domain-containing protein, producing the protein MRRRPAAEPDRLYDPGLQPERTELAWRRTALAIAVGSLISLRILPLVLPAGAGAWGLAPGAIGLGTACLLWFAARRRQRRVTAVLTGAAAGLPPGGGLLLVLTVFGTGFGVVALALVAIALGANSPV; encoded by the coding sequence GTGAGAAGACGTCCGGCCGCGGAGCCCGACCGCCTGTACGATCCCGGGTTGCAGCCCGAACGCACGGAGCTCGCCTGGCGCCGCACGGCCCTCGCGATCGCCGTCGGGTCCCTGATCTCCCTGCGGATCCTGCCGTTGGTCCTCCCCGCCGGCGCCGGGGCCTGGGGGCTCGCTCCCGGCGCGATCGGACTGGGGACCGCGTGCCTGCTCTGGTTCGCCGCACGTCGCCGCCAACGGCGGGTCACCGCCGTGTTGACGGGCGCCGCAGCGGGTCTCCCTCCGGGCGGCGGGCTGCTCCTCGTCCTGACGGTGTTCGGCACCGGCTTCGGCGTCGTCGCCCTCGCTCTCGTGGCGATCGCTCTGGGCGCGAACAGCCCGGTCTGA
- a CDS encoding TetR/AcrR family transcriptional regulator: MPKIVDHEERRTHIADAATQVIIRVGFDSLTMREIATEAGYAHGAIARYFPDKRSILTAAFLRLYTLANDRIHARIEGVRGLEALERICREILPYSPNGPLYAKVVIAFWDHASQDDEVTRIHRVNNLHWRDLFRQCLIEARDDGELADDVDIETAVNEIASRNAGWQMISVLMPDSAGDGRLNDGLDALLSTLRHPSPPRPS, translated from the coding sequence ATGCCGAAGATCGTCGACCATGAGGAGCGGCGCACGCACATCGCGGACGCTGCGACGCAGGTGATCATCCGGGTGGGGTTCGACAGCCTCACGATGCGGGAGATCGCCACGGAAGCGGGCTACGCCCACGGCGCGATCGCGCGATACTTCCCCGACAAGAGAAGCATCCTCACCGCCGCGTTCCTGCGCCTGTACACGCTCGCGAACGACCGCATCCACGCCCGCATCGAAGGCGTGCGCGGGCTGGAGGCACTCGAACGGATCTGCCGCGAGATCCTCCCGTACAGCCCGAACGGACCGCTGTACGCCAAGGTGGTGATCGCCTTCTGGGACCACGCGTCGCAGGATGACGAGGTCACCCGCATCCACCGGGTGAACAACCTGCACTGGCGCGATCTGTTCCGCCAGTGCCTGATTGAGGCGCGGGACGACGGCGAGCTCGCCGACGACGTCGACATCGAGACCGCGGTCAACGAGATCGCCTCGCGCAACGCGGGCTGGCAGATGATCTCGGTGCTGATGCCGGATTCGGCGGGTGACGGCCGGCTGAACGACGGACTCGACGCCCTGCTGTCGACGCTCCGCCACCCTTCCCCTCCACGCCCGAGCTGA
- a CDS encoding arylsulfatase has translation MSMPTEARGYESFAGHAAEFTSESEPWWPEPQRPGPKAPNVIVMLIDDLGFSDLGPFGSEIETPRIDGLADEGWVFTNYRTAPMCSPARAALLTGLNPHRAGFGFVAHIDPGYPGFSCELPEDAPTLAESLRAGGYATFMVGKWHLTLESRLHDGADRSTWPLQRGFDRYFGSMDGFTSLHHPHRLVHDNSVVDLREYPEGFFLTDELTDRAIGMIDDLRVNDPDKPFFLYYAHTSVHGPIQAKDADIEKYRGRYEAGWNALRAERFARQRARGIVPDHAELPGEAIADGDRIPVWDDLSVEERRLFARHMEVYAAAVDEIDQSVGRLLDRLDRSGERENTIVVLASDNGGTAEGGPTGTRSYFAQFGANGAMPEGWITDVPRPLEDLGGPRVFGQYPTGWARVSNTPFRSFKATTYEGGVHAPLIISWPDAPMAGGLRDQFVFVSDLAPTILELCGVPSLDQRRGRPALEMDGGSVVDVLAHPTAPGREDQYFECVGRRALVDGTWKALSTVPPTKDEGPAGGVWELYDLASDPTETEDVSADHPERVAAMAARWHAEAWRNTVFPLDDDGALFRLRPDTEEPLSAAIDLVPFRPPLERFRSAKLTVLRSFAVEVDLTTEADAAGVIVAHGDQGGGYLLALDHGAPLVAYNAYGAMHRARGAQLSPGEHRIVLRVDEHPGLRWSLTVEVDGDRAAVIDSVPMLIGMSPFTGISVGYDFGGPVDWELHEQHRSFPFRGGELHRVRYVPGERSPHDPTVLRAVGQAVLAVAD, from the coding sequence ATGTCGATGCCGACGGAGGCGCGCGGCTATGAGAGCTTCGCGGGGCACGCGGCGGAATTCACCTCCGAGTCCGAGCCCTGGTGGCCGGAGCCGCAGCGACCCGGGCCGAAGGCGCCCAACGTGATCGTGATGCTGATCGACGACCTCGGTTTCAGCGACCTCGGGCCGTTCGGGAGCGAGATCGAGACACCGCGCATCGACGGTCTCGCCGACGAGGGGTGGGTGTTCACGAACTACCGCACCGCGCCGATGTGCTCGCCAGCCCGGGCGGCACTGCTCACCGGGCTGAACCCGCACCGGGCCGGCTTCGGCTTCGTCGCGCACATCGACCCCGGCTATCCGGGATTCAGCTGCGAGCTCCCCGAGGACGCGCCGACACTGGCGGAGTCGCTGCGCGCCGGGGGGTACGCGACCTTCATGGTCGGGAAGTGGCATCTCACGCTCGAATCGCGCCTGCACGACGGTGCCGACCGGAGCACGTGGCCGCTGCAGCGCGGATTCGACCGGTATTTCGGGAGCATGGACGGCTTCACGTCGCTGCACCATCCGCATCGGCTGGTGCACGACAACTCCGTCGTCGACCTCCGCGAGTACCCCGAGGGCTTCTTCCTCACGGACGAGTTGACCGACCGCGCCATCGGCATGATCGACGACCTGCGGGTGAACGATCCGGACAAGCCCTTCTTCCTGTACTACGCGCACACCTCCGTGCACGGGCCCATCCAGGCGAAGGACGCCGACATCGAGAAGTACCGCGGCCGCTACGAGGCCGGGTGGAACGCCCTGCGGGCCGAGCGGTTCGCCCGCCAGCGTGCGCGCGGCATCGTCCCCGATCACGCGGAGCTCCCCGGGGAGGCGATCGCCGACGGCGACCGGATCCCCGTGTGGGACGACCTCTCGGTCGAGGAGAGACGGTTGTTCGCCCGACACATGGAGGTGTACGCCGCGGCCGTGGACGAGATCGACCAGAGTGTGGGGCGACTGCTCGATCGACTCGACCGCAGCGGCGAGCGCGAGAACACGATCGTCGTGCTCGCCAGCGACAACGGAGGGACGGCCGAGGGGGGACCGACCGGAACCCGGAGCTACTTCGCCCAGTTCGGCGCGAACGGTGCGATGCCCGAGGGGTGGATCACCGACGTGCCGCGTCCACTGGAGGACCTCGGCGGTCCGCGCGTGTTCGGCCAGTACCCGACCGGATGGGCGCGGGTGTCCAACACGCCGTTCCGCTCGTTCAAGGCCACGACGTACGAGGGCGGCGTCCACGCTCCGCTGATCATCTCGTGGCCGGACGCCCCGATGGCGGGCGGTCTGCGCGACCAGTTCGTGTTCGTCTCGGACCTCGCACCGACGATCCTGGAACTGTGCGGCGTGCCGTCCCTGGACCAGCGGCGCGGCCGACCGGCACTCGAGATGGACGGCGGGAGCGTCGTCGACGTGCTCGCCCACCCCACCGCGCCGGGCCGGGAGGACCAGTACTTCGAGTGCGTGGGACGACGGGCCCTCGTCGACGGGACGTGGAAGGCCCTCTCGACCGTGCCCCCGACGAAGGACGAGGGCCCCGCGGGCGGCGTCTGGGAACTCTACGACCTCGCGTCCGACCCGACCGAGACCGAGGACGTCTCCGCCGATCACCCCGAACGCGTCGCGGCGATGGCGGCACGCTGGCACGCGGAAGCCTGGCGCAACACCGTGTTCCCCCTCGATGACGACGGCGCGCTGTTCCGCCTGCGCCCCGACACCGAGGAACCGCTCTCCGCGGCGATCGACCTGGTGCCCTTCCGTCCTCCTCTGGAGCGCTTCCGTTCGGCGAAGCTCACGGTCCTCCGCTCCTTCGCGGTCGAGGTCGACCTCACGACCGAGGCCGACGCGGCAGGCGTGATCGTGGCCCACGGCGATCAGGGCGGCGGTTACCTGCTCGCCCTGGACCACGGGGCGCCTCTCGTCGCCTACAACGCCTACGGCGCGATGCACCGTGCCCGCGGAGCGCAGCTGTCTCCGGGGGAGCACCGGATCGTGCTGCGCGTCGACGAGCACCCCGGACTGCGCTGGAGCCTGACGGTCGAGGTGGACGGCGACCGCGCGGCGGTGATCGACAGCGTGCCCATGCTCATCGGAATGTCACCGTTCACGGGCATCAGCGTGGGGTACGACTTCGGTGGCCCGGTCGACTGGGAGCTGCACGAGCAGCATCGCTCGTTCCCGTTCCGGGGCGGCGAGCTGCACCGCGTGCGCTACGTGCCCGGTGAGCGCTCGCCGCACGATCCGACCGTGCTGCGCGCCGTCGGACAGGCGGTTCTGGCGGTCGCCGACTGA